Genomic DNA from candidate division TA06 bacterium:
TTACCGTACCTTCGGTAGTGATGACTGCCGTCTTTACAGGACTACAAATGGCGGAGACTCATGGCAAGAGCTGGCCGGAGGTCTTCCCACCGGAGCGAACGTTGGCCGAATAGGGGTCTCTGTCTGCGCGTCAAACCCAAGGACTCTCTATGCCATCTACGCGGACGCAACTGGTTATTTTCTCGGCGTCTACAAATCGACTGATGGTGGCGATTCCTGGGCAAGGACAAACGATACCGGTTTTACCAGTTTCTACAGTTCATATGGCTGGTGGTTTGGAAACGTGAGGGTCGATCCAACCAATGAGAACAAGGTTTTCGCGCTGGGCATTACCATGTACAGAACCCTAAATGGCGGAGCAAACTGGAGTAGGGTGGCCCAGAGTACTCATGTTGACAACCACGCCATCTACATTGACCCAAGTGATCCGAACTGGATTATTCTCGGTGATGACGGAGGAGTGTTCGTTTCAACAAATGGAGGCACAATCTGGAGCAAGTCGTATCATCTCCCGGTGACTCAGTTCTACACCATACACGTAGATTTCAGCAATCCGCTCCGTATCTACGGAGGCACTCAGGACAATTCCACAGTCAGAACTCTAACGGGCAGTGTGAGCGATTGGGACATAATACTTGGGGGTGACGGATTCTATGTGAATGTCGATCCCACCAATTCTGCAATAATCTACGCCGAATACCAGTGGGGCAATCTCTATAAGTCCACAGACACTGGCAACTCCTGGGATGATGCGACCAATGGAATCAGTTTCTCAGACAGACGGAACTGGTCTACTCCTGTCATAATAGATCCTAGCAATCACAATACTCTTTACTACGGCACCTATAGGCTGTACCGCACGAGGAACGGAGCGAGCTCGTGGAGTGCCATCAGCAGTGACCTGACATACGGTCCGGGATCTGGGAACATAACTTTTGGAACGATAACCACAATAGCTGTCGCCCCCAGCGACAGCAACTGTATATACGTTGGAACAGATGACTCCAACGTCTGGGTGACACTCAACGGTGGTAACAACTGGAACCATATATCCGATTTACTCCCTGATAGATGGGTCACTCGCGTCGCGGTGGACCCCTATGACGCATTAACAGCCTATGTCACTTTTTCTGGATTCAAATGGGACTCTCCGCTTCCGCACGTATTTCGAACCACTGATGCTGGAGTCTCCTGGCAAGACATAAGCTCCAATCTCCCCGAGGCTCCTGTCAATGTCATAGTCGTCGACTCACTCCATCCAAATGTTCTCTACCTGGGTACAGACGTCGGTACGTTCTACAGCACAAATATCGGATCGACCTGGGCTCCACTGGGGACGGATTTTCCAAATAGTTTCGTTGCTGACATGGTGTTGCATAACCCCACCCGGACACTGGTTGCTGGAACTTACGGCCGTTCGGCGTTCAAGCTGGACGTGACTGACATTGTGGGACTGGAATCATCAAAGCCCCTTGCACGGCCTGCAATGTTCGAACTGTACCAGAACCGTCCCAATCCGTTCGACTCCAGAACCACAATCTCCTTCAGTCTGACCAAACCATCCAGCGCGGTGCTGGAAATATACAACACCGCAGGAGCAAAGGTGAGGACGCTTGCCGATCGAACCTTTGAATCTGGAACTCATCAGGTGTCATGGGACGGTAGGGACAGTTCAGGCAGGCCTCTACCGGCCGGCAGTTATATTTACAGGCTGCGCACACAATATCACTCCAGGTCAAAGATGATGATAATTTTGAAATGATGTGAAAATAGGGAATGACATGTCTGTAGATCGCAAGACCAAAAGCTGGCTGGACAACATTGCTCCGTTCAACGCGCACAAAATGCGTTTGAAGAAAAAGAAGAGCGCTCTTCTCGTAATCGACATGCAGAACTTCTTCGTGGGATCAAGATCTGGAGGACTGGGGCCGATAGACCCAGCCGTTCTCAAGAATGTGAAGCACTTAATACACGCGTTTCGTAAGGCCGAACGGCCTGTCATCTATACGAGGCATGTCCACAAGGCTGACGGAAGCGATGCTGGCATCCTGGGGTGGTGGTGGCCGGACATGATTGTGGAGGGATCATCCAACAGTGAGATACACCAGGACATAAAGCCTCGATCTGATGACAAAGTCATCACGAAGCACAGATACTCAGCATTCTATAACACAGACCTGGAAATAGTCCTCAGATGTCAGCAGATTGAGGATCTCGTTATCAGTGGAGTCATGACCAATCTCTGCTGTGAGTCGACAGCTCGGGATGCGTACTTCAGGGACTTTAGAATCTTCTTTGTGGCGGATGCCACAGGTACCGCATATGAGGAGATGCACACCGCAACTCTTCTCAACCTTGCCTACGGCTTCGCATACGTAACAACAACTGAGAACCTCCTCACCCAACTGTAGCCCCGCAACACGAAACTGCGAAAATCGAAAATAAAACCTGGAACCACGAGATTACACGAGATTAACACAGATTCAAACCACATCCGCATGGCTTAACCCGAACCGGAGGAATAATCTTGTGAAAATCCCTGTCCTTCGTAGCTCGAAAGCGTCAGTCCTCCGTAGCCGAATATGGCGAAGGAGGAAGCGAAGGAGGGTGTGTTAATCTGTGGTTCCAAGGGTCTAGGCGTAACACTCGAAACCACGAGATTACACACGATTCACACAGATTCAAACCACATCCGCATGGCTCAACCCGAACCAGAAAGGAATCTTGTGAAAATCTGTGATAATCTGTGGTTACAGAGGTTTAGCTGCTGACGGCTGAGAGCGTGCAGCTAGTCGGTGTTATCCTTTCCCGAGGATAGCCAGAGCCTTTGGGCCACAGTTGAAGACTAAGTCAACAATGGAAAGGTTGGGAATGAAGTCTCCCCAGAGCTGAGGGTACCCGGGACATCTGTAGCTGTAATAATCAATCTTGATACCATTCTTGTGGAAAAGCTCCTCTTCAAGATGAGTTCTGGAAGTAATCATGGTTACATAGACATCTGCTTTCAACTTTTCACATATTTCAACAAGAAGGGACGTCCCCTTTGATTGTGTTCCCAGTTCAGAAGAAAACCTTAACGCCACATCAATATTCAGTTGCTTCAAGAAATACTTCAACAGCGAAGCATTCACATCCACCAACATGTTCCAGTTTTCCCGATACGTTCTTTCCAAGAACCCAAGATGGTCTTCAAGAAATGGGGACCTCTTGTATGAGTGGATGAGGCTCCCGATGTGCTTCTGTGCCCAGAGCCTCTCGTTCAACACTTCTACATCTTTGATTCGCTGCAGCCCTCTCCCCTTCTTCTTGACAGGAACGGTAAGCCATGTCTGGCCACGAGGAGTCTTTATCCTGTTCCTGTTCACCCAGGAGGAACCTCTGGGAAACTGGACGGAATCGAGCAGGACAAGAACATCTACCCTCATAGCTTTGTAGAAAAAACCCGGCCACGGCAGATAGGTTGGCTGATGACACGCTACTTTCATTCCGCCCAAATCCCCCAGCCCGGAAATTGAGAAACTAAGAAAATGAGAAACTCAAACCCAAAACGCGCTAGCAACCTGAGAATTGACAAGTGGCGTTCTCGTACAGCGTATAGCGTGCAGCCGTCTTATATCTTACATCTTACAACTGGTTCTTGTGAGAATCTGTGTTAATCTGTGGTTCCAGGTTTTTGGCTGTTAGCAACAGACAGTTGATGGTCCTACAATCTGCTGCTCGTGTCAATGAAGCAGGATGAGTTTCTCTGTCGCCTGACCGTTTTCAGATGAGAGATTTACGAAGTAGGTTCCTGCGCGGAGGGGTTTGCCCTTCACGTCCCTCCCATCCCACAGGACTGAGACGCGAGAGCTCGAACAAGACGAATGCGGAAAAGCCATCACCATTCTGCCGGCAACATCATACACCTTGATCAACCATGGCGGGTTCGCCCCAAACGCCGCGGTTATTGTGACCGTGGAGGTGAAAGGATTAGGATTGCATAAAAGAATAGGCGCGTGACGCTTTTCCTTCACTGTTCTTTCTTCAATACCAACCTCATCATCTATTTCCAGCCTCATCATCCAGTCGCCAGTCGTTCTCTGAAACCAGAAAGGAGGTAGCACAGTGTAGTATGAACACGAATCTATGGGTGGTGTCATATCTTCCCCCACAAGAGGACCAACTGCCGCTTTGGGCCATATCGCCGTGAGCCAGATCTCATCGCTCAGAGGAACTGTCACATCAAATTCTGCCAGCGCCCAGGTGGTTCCTGCGTCGGCCCTCACCCCCTGGACCACTTCATATGAGTTCTCCAGATCAGGCCTCCCCTCCCCATCATCAGGAGATAGATATACCTCTTCAAACGGGAGAGTATTACTAACCAGGATTTTCCCCCGCACAACATGAAAAGGAGCATAAGGAGGCTGAAATCTCACAGTAATTGCCAGAGTCGATATTGGAGAACCACTCACAATGTACCAGCCCTCGGATGTACCGTCATCGTGCGCCATATCCGCGTGTTTGGACACGCGAACATACCTCCCCAGTGTGTCCAGACTCGCGTCGTCATTGGAACTGAGTGTCACGGTGAATTGCACCAGGCAGATCCCCTCTTCAGGAATCCACTCCTGGAAGACAACAAGGGCAGTGTCTCTGGCCCCGAGATCCGCGACTACTACTGTGTCTCCATAGATGGGGACGTGGGTCAAAGAATCCATGACTATGCAGGTGACCGTCGGAGACTCACTAGCAGAACCATAGTTCTTTATGCTCACGATTGGATTGCGCGGAACAGAAGTGAATTCCTCCGTAAGAGGAGAGTGAATAACGATCGGATTCACATCGTGAGTGACTGTATAGAATCGAACAGCCAGACTATCTTCGATTGCTCCTTCTGGTGTACCATTGAAACTGAACGGCAGGCCTATATCACCTTCACAGTTCTCTATTCCAACAGATGAGGAATCGACATAAACAGAATCTTCCATGCTTAGATACTGAAAGAGGACCGAACCATCATCCAGCAGGACTGTCTGAAAAGTGAAGGGGCTCGATCCACGCCTATGAGGAACCGCAAGCCACGAGGCAACAAACTCGCTCGAATCCTGGTAGACAAAGACAGAACCCGCGTTTGAGGGGTCCAGGTCCGTCCAGAAAGGTGCCAGGAGACAGTTCGGCTCCTTGACGGATGGTATAAGAGAATGGTGAAACTGGTGACTCCGTGAGTTGAAGCTGAGCCATCCATTTGAGCAGACGAACACCGAATCACAAACCCTGTCGTAGAACGTAGACTGGAACCCAATATAGAATGGACCTTCATTGTCATCATCAAGCATCTCAAGATGCTGTCCGACACCTGAGATGTCGCGCCATGCGAACACGGGTCCGCCTGAATCCCTGGAAGTTACATATCTATAACCCCAGTCGTCAGGACTAGATGCACAAACAGGAAAGGGCAGAGCGCAGATTACAAAGGACAAAACGACGATGAAAGGGAGTCTCATTCTATTTTCACCACCTTGGCTGAGAGGTTTCTTTTCCCGGAAGAGAAGTTGCAGAAGTAGACACCGTCAGGCAGAGGTCTGCCTGCATCATCCTTACCGTCCCATCTAACAGTAGCACGAAGCTCGGAGCTTCTCATATCACCAAGCGCAAGCTTCCTCACCAGCCTTCCAGCCGCATCGAAGATGCGGATAGGACTCTTCTTGACACCAAACTCATGTCCTGAAATCGAGATTGTCGACGCCTTGTTGAAAGGATTGGGCCACACAGAAATACGAGCAGCACCCGTCCTCGACTTGACCTCTCTTTCTGCAACACCAATATCGCTGTTCCGATACAGATAAACGTTAACATAAACAGACTGCGCGAGACCAATCTCTTCTGAGTTGCTGAATATGCAGAAGTAATCCTCATTTGTGGGTAGAGTCAGCCACGTTACCGCATTGTTCAGCCTCCTGTGAATCACATACGAATCAAAATCCAGATCGTTTGAGAACTGATCGAAGTTGGCCTCATCTACCATGAAGAAGTCTATTTTCCCCGGATAGAGTTGGTAAGCCCACTGATTGTTGAAGTGGTCATTGTAGCAGTCAATACCATACACTATTTCATTCACAACGGAATAGTTGAGCTCCACCAAGTAGTTCTGTTCTGGATTGCCCGGGAGTGTATCTGGATGAGCTTGCGTGTGAGGAACCTCGCCTTCTAGGTTTCTAATCCAATAGATGTGCTCCCCGGGAACCGCTTCCGTAGAGTCGATTATCTTTTCGGGAGATGTGTAGCCAAGAGGGGATTCAATAGACACATAGTAGTTCTGGTGATCTCCCAGAGTCGTGGTAAAAACCCCGTACTGGTTGGTGGCGCCATTGAAACATGGCCATAAGGCAGACTCAGAGTTCGGCCACATTTCACTGAACAGTTTGACAAGTGCCGCGTCGACCGGCTCACCATTCTTATCTTGAACGATCACACTGAGACTACATGATTTGGAATAACGTTCCACATCACTCCACTGATACCCGTCCATCCGCCAGTTCCATATGGCCGAACAGTCCTTTCCCCCACCGTGATCCCTATCATAGGCTATCCGTGGATTGTTGATGTGAGTTGGGCCGAACCCCAGATCGCACTGGTAGGGACGCCAATCGCCATCCCACCAGAACGCATTCCAGACATGGTCTTCATTTATGTCGTGCGTGCAGACTGTCGGTATTAGTGCAGTTCTGGCTGCGGCACACAGAAGGTCCTGAAGCTCGCCGCAGTTTCCGTTGTGCTCATGCGCTATCACGTTGGGCTGATGCGGCCTGTTACCCGATGCTCCAAACGGAACCGTATATGTCGTCCAGTTGCCGACTATGTCGACTGCCGTGCAGGAGTCGGCGAAGGACCTGCCCGCTGGAAGGTCTCTTCTTAATCCGTCCCACAGAACGTGCGCATAGGTAAGAGCTGTGTCCAAAAGAGGATAGCCTGAGTCAGCCTGCGTATAGAGGTATTCTCTCCAGAAGTAGTTGTAGACGGATGCGTCCATCCTCGGAAGCTCATCCGAAGCTTTTGGGCTGACCACCCACCAGTAGTATATGTCTCTAGGCACTTCCTGCTCGACTGTATCACCAAGTTCATCCAGGACCTTGTAGGAAGTTGTGGAATAGTAGTTGCCACCTAGATCTGGATCCCCGTAGTCAACGACGGTCACATACTCAAGATCCACGTCGATCTCGTAAATCCAATACACGTTCTCGACAATCAAGTCCGGGTCAAAGCCACCATAGACGAGAGTCTGTGGAGAAAGATGAGCAACCTGAAAACAGACTTCATCGTAGTACCTCTTATCCGGGCAGTTTAGAATCAGATCCGCGTAAATATCCTGGTGAGCACTATCCATTCTTCTGAAATTATCCTTGAGATCCAACCTGAGCCAGTCAGGAGCTTTAGCCAGAGCCTGCCCGGCAAGCGCTGTCAATTGGTCGGGAAGCAGTGTGTCTTTCAGAGCTTCTTCCGAGTAGTCGAAGTAGACGCAAAAGCTTTGAGAGCCAGGCATTACCCTGTGTGTCTTCAAGGAATCTATCAAGACCCACGATATGCCCCTTTCCATTTCGACTGAATAGACTTCTCCCGTCTTCTCTATCACTTCTGGGAGGCTATGGACAATCGTTCCTTTCGAGTCTTCAGGCACGACAGGTTCAGCAGTTGTCGTCACTCCCGTCTGCGCCCCGTACACAGAAAGAGGAGTAAGAAGCAGCACTGCAATGACCAACTTCTTCATATCTGCCCCACTTGTTGCTGGTTAAACGGAGCCAACACAAAAACGTCTCTCAGTCAAAATATGGATTAGCCAATACAGGTGGCTTGGGTGTTTCACCAGAAGCCTTCTTAAGTTCCATCTCCTCAACGAGAATTGAAGGGCTCACGACCGATGTGGGGATGCCAGGCCCGAAAGGCGTAAGCACGCTCAGAAAGCTGTGCACATATTCTTCGTCTCCTGTACCCACAATGTCCTTCATCATTCGCAGGATCACGCCAGAAAATTCGCATCCCCTGATGAGTTCCTTCTTTCCCGTTTTTAGATCCACCCTGTAAACGGTCACAGGATCAGGAAGAAGACCTGGTGGCTTCTGCCCCTGTCCAAAGAAATACGACATCCCCATTTCGCTCTCTTTCGTGAACTTTGGCTCAGGCATCTTCTCTACTATCAGTCCGTATTCGAGATCGAAGTCCTTGCACATGTTCTTGAACTCCACCATGAGATCATTTGCAGACATCGTCTTCTCCGACTTCACTATCATATTTCCCATCCTGCCCACTGCATTGCCCTGTTCTGCTCTGCCATGTCCGTTACTCTTCTGCACTTTTTTTGTCGGTCTCCGGCTCATCAGAAGTCCGGTCAGTTTACCGTCATCGACGACCTGCACACGCTCTGCGGCCACACCGTCATCATCTACAGTATAGTACCCCATTAACTCTTTTCCTTTCCACGCCTTCAGCTGCGGGTCGTCTGTGATATCGATGAACTCGGGAAGCACCTTCCTTCCGAACTTACCAGCAAGCTTTCCTCCGGGGATCATACCAAGGAGCATCTTATTCTCTGCTAATGGGGCCCTCGGATTGCCAATATTCTCACCGAGAAGTTGCTCAAAGAACTCTGCCGATGCCTGGCCCGTAAAGAGAACTGGTCCCAGATAGTCTTCAATAGTACTAGCCTTTGCCTTCTTTGTCAGGGAAGCTGCCATATCTTCTGTTTCTTTCTCAATCTCAGAAAGTGGTGCCAATCCTTTCTCACTGCTGGAATAGAAACTGATGAAGTCTGAAACTTCCATTCCATCGTTCGCCTGTGCTGTCGCAGTCACCTCCAGTCCATACAAGACCCCGGGCCGCAGATGCTTCGAACCTTCACTGTTCAGGAAGTACTGATTGGAGACGACGGCGAAGAAACGAACCTTGGACTGTCTTATAGCAGGATGCTTCTTGAATAAGCTTGAGATCCTGGCCACTCTTTCATCCCAGACCTTTTTGCTGGCAGTCAGTTCAGCTCTCGGCTCGACACTGGAATAGGCCTTCACGCGGCTCATGTCATCAGGCATCTCCTCAAACGTTTTCGTTTTGACATAGGCACGTTTCTGAGAGATCGTTTCCAGAGCAGACTTATACGCATTGTCAGTGGCAAACCACAGCTGACGTCGTAACGCATTGTAATCGTCGTCAGTGACTAATCTCTTGGGGCGTGTGAAAGAAAAACTGTATCTTCCAGAGGCGTAGTTCGTATTATCGAACTCGTACCCCCCAACCCTTAAATCGACATAAAGGTCTCGGTATCTATCCTCATCCGATAACGTAACCGCCCCGAAAGACCCTTCTATCTCCATGCTGGCCACATCTTTTACCGTATATTCTATATAATATGGCCTCTCCAGCTTCTTCATCTTCAGTTTCTTTTTTGACCTTTTGAGTTCGTCATTCATTGCTTTCATGAGGGGATCTTCAGATATCCTGGAAACAGCTTTTGAGTCGGGGGCGGCTAGAATCGGTGGCTTGTCCTGCTCTTTCACCTTTTTCTCCACTTCAATTTCTGAGACGAGGATGCTGGGTGAGATGGCTGAAACTGGGACCCAACCCGACTCCGCGCCACAAGTACCGTTGAAGATATTATCATCGTCAGCAGTTTCTATTATCTTCGCAAAACACGTCAGAGGTGTACCCACTATGTCGACTCCCCTCACGACCTCATCCGGTCTTCCGTCTGCATAAACCCTGTAGACTAGAAGCGGCAGGACCTTGAACGCCTGCGGCCCCCACCTTCCCATCGAGGTGAAACCCCCTGAAATGTCTTCAAAGATGAGGCCATAGGGCCTCCCTTGTCTCTTGCATTCTTCAACGAGTCGAGCCCTTAGCTCAGGAAAACTCACCTTCTTGCTGGATTTAATAATCAGGTTTCCCTGCCTGGACACGACTTTTCTCCCATGCTGTTTCCTCCCGTGGCCATTGGATTTCGGGAAACCTTTTATGGGAGAGCGCGACATTAGGAAGTTCTTCAGTACCCCATTTTCAACGACGACTACCTTCTGAGAAGGAACGCCTTCGTCATCGTATGGATAATAGCCCCGAAGAGGTATGCCCTTGAATTCCTTGAGACTTGGGTCGTCATAGACGGATATGAAATCAGGAAGCACCTTCTTTCCAACCTTCTTGGTGAAGGTTTGTCCGGACATCTCGCTTTTCTGTCTGTGTCCTTCTATTCTGTGCCCAAAGATCTCATGGAAGAACACACCGCTCGCCTTGCTCATCAGTATGGCGGGGCCTATGTAGGGCTCCACCAACGGTGCCTTTCTCAACTTATCCAGTTCTTCTACGATACTGTCAACCGCCGCAATCAGAAGCTCAGTTGATACTACCTCTTCAAGGTTGGCTGCGTGATAACTCCTCGTACGATACAGCCTCATACCATCATCTGCTTTTGTCTCACCAAAGAGAGAGACACGAATGAAGTTCCGTCCAAACTGGAGTTTTGTTCCTTCACTGTCAACTATGTACTTCGTCTCCGACTTGACGCTCATGGAGGCTCTCGAGGTCAGTATATGCGGATAATCCTTAAACCTGGCAGAGACTCTCTTGAGAATTGCCCTCCATGGGGCGGAATCGAAGGATACGTGAGGGTGGTCAGAAACATAGACATGCGATTTTTCTTTTGAGAAATCAGGGGATGGGTCCTCCTCTGCAACCTTTACAGCCTTTTCGCTTTTCACCCTTATGTATCTCTCCTGCGCCTCCTTAAAGGCCCTGTCGGTTGCCAGCCAGAGGGAATTCTTTATCGCGTCCGGGTCATCTGACAAAGGTATCCTAATCTCCCCTGGCATATAGAACCGGAAGCCACCCCCACCTCTCAATTCGTGTGTATTATCCATGGAATAGTCACCGACCCTCACTGCCACATCCAGAAACCGGCTTCTATCATTATCGTCGGCCTGTATGGCCCCATAAGATGCGCTTACACTATATGTGGTCATATCCGTGACCTGGTACTGAAGGTAGTAGAGCCGGGCATACTCTTTTCCTTTCAAGTTCTTCATGGAACGGTCCAGCTCTTCACTCATCGCCTTCAGAAGAACGCTTTCTCCTGCCAGCGCGTCCGAGGCGAGAACCTGGATTGTCAGAGCCACCAATACAAAACAGAACAGAACACCCCTTTTCATCACTCCTCCTTGCTTAAATTAGAAAACAGAAGGTGAAACCTGAAACCACGAGATTACACGAGATTCACACAGATTCAAACCACATCCCTATTGCTAAATCCAAACCAATAGAATAATCTTGTGAAAATCTGTGTTAATCTGTGGTTCCCAGGTTCGAAATTCCTGTTAACCCATCCCCACGCCTTCGAAATTACGAAATTACCTCACATCCATACCGTTATGAAACCAGAACATCGTAGATAGAAATTGCCACATATCGGGTTATGTCTATCTCATCAGAACCAATTTTCTGGTCTTCCTCTGCCGGCCCGCGTCAATTCTACAGAAATATGTGCCGTTTGCAACAAGCTTTCCTTGCGAGTCGGAGCAGTCCCAGATAACGGTCTCATAGCCAGCCTCACGGTACCCATCGAGTAGAGTCTTGATTCTCTGGCCAGCGCAGTTGTAAATCGATAGCCTGACTTTTGTTCTTGTCGGAAGCCCAAAGGCAAAAGTGACCGGGCCATCACAAGGATTTGGCCCGGGTTGCGACAGCTCCAGCCTTCTGGGCAGCTT
This window encodes:
- a CDS encoding T9SS type A sorting domain-containing protein, whose protein sequence is MKKRTVFGTLLVVVAAFCALFLIVHPWTQRPVKFEKKPTKRPGEWFLIQRAYPQFKINYEVLDQARLQAQEMRAKSLTQMPVAWKAAGPTNVGGRIADLAVDPRSNDTIYVGAASGGIVKSTDGGITWEEIFDDQPSLAIGAVAVDPNNPRTIYVGTGEPNAGGGSVTYGGSGVFKSTDAGETWENIGLGESRYIGRIIVDPTDSNRVFVAANGGLFSKNPERGVYRSEDAGGSWNRVLYLNDSTGAVDIAINPINPETLYAAMWMRIRGPDYRTFGSDDCRLYRTTNGGDSWQELAGGLPTGANVGRIGVSVCASNPRTLYAIYADATGYFLGVYKSTDGGDSWARTNDTGFTSFYSSYGWWFGNVRVDPTNENKVFALGITMYRTLNGGANWSRVAQSTHVDNHAIYIDPSDPNWIILGDDGGVFVSTNGGTIWSKSYHLPVTQFYTIHVDFSNPLRIYGGTQDNSTVRTLTGSVSDWDIILGGDGFYVNVDPTNSAIIYAEYQWGNLYKSTDTGNSWDDATNGISFSDRRNWSTPVIIDPSNHNTLYYGTYRLYRTRNGASSWSAISSDLTYGPGSGNITFGTITTIAVAPSDSNCIYVGTDDSNVWVTLNGGNNWNHISDLLPDRWVTRVAVDPYDALTAYVTFSGFKWDSPLPHVFRTTDAGVSWQDISSNLPEAPVNVIVVDSLHPNVLYLGTDVGTFYSTNIGSTWAPLGTDFPNSFVADMVLHNPTRTLVAGTYGRSAFKLDVTDIVGLESSKPLARPAMFELYQNRPNPFDSRTTISFSLTKPSSAVLEIYNTAGAKVRTLADRTFESGTHQVSWDGRDSSGRPLPAGSYIYRLRTQYHSRSKMMIILK
- a CDS encoding isochorismatase family protein, coding for MSVDRKTKSWLDNIAPFNAHKMRLKKKKSALLVIDMQNFFVGSRSGGLGPIDPAVLKNVKHLIHAFRKAERPVIYTRHVHKADGSDAGILGWWWPDMIVEGSSNSEIHQDIKPRSDDKVITKHRYSAFYNTDLEIVLRCQQIEDLVISGVMTNLCCESTARDAYFRDFRIFFVADATGTAYEEMHTATLLNLAYGFAYVTTTENLLTQL
- a CDS encoding T9SS type A sorting domain-containing protein, with product MRLPFIVVLSFVICALPFPVCASSPDDWGYRYVTSRDSGGPVFAWRDISGVGQHLEMLDDDNEGPFYIGFQSTFYDRVCDSVFVCSNGWLSFNSRSHQFHHSLIPSVKEPNCLLAPFWTDLDPSNAGSVFVYQDSSEFVASWLAVPHRRGSSPFTFQTVLLDDGSVLFQYLSMEDSVYVDSSSVGIENCEGDIGLPFSFNGTPEGAIEDSLAVRFYTVTHDVNPIVIHSPLTEEFTSVPRNPIVSIKNYGSASESPTVTCIVMDSLTHVPIYGDTVVVADLGARDTALVVFQEWIPEEGICLVQFTVTLSSNDDASLDTLGRYVRVSKHADMAHDDGTSEGWYIVSGSPISTLAITVRFQPPYAPFHVVRGKILVSNTLPFEEVYLSPDDGEGRPDLENSYEVVQGVRADAGTTWALAEFDVTVPLSDEIWLTAIWPKAAVGPLVGEDMTPPIDSCSYYTVLPPFWFQRTTGDWMMRLEIDDEVGIEERTVKEKRHAPILLCNPNPFTSTVTITAAFGANPPWLIKVYDVAGRMVMAFPHSSCSSSRVSVLWDGRDVKGKPLRAGTYFVNLSSENGQATEKLILLH
- a CDS encoding T9SS type A sorting domain-containing protein, yielding MKKLVIAVLLLTPLSVYGAQTGVTTTAEPVVPEDSKGTIVHSLPEVIEKTGEVYSVEMERGISWVLIDSLKTHRVMPGSQSFCVYFDYSEEALKDTLLPDQLTALAGQALAKAPDWLRLDLKDNFRRMDSAHQDIYADLILNCPDKRYYDEVCFQVAHLSPQTLVYGGFDPDLIVENVYWIYEIDVDLEYVTVVDYGDPDLGGNYYSTTSYKVLDELGDTVEQEVPRDIYYWWVVSPKASDELPRMDASVYNYFWREYLYTQADSGYPLLDTALTYAHVLWDGLRRDLPAGRSFADSCTAVDIVGNWTTYTVPFGASGNRPHQPNVIAHEHNGNCGELQDLLCAAARTALIPTVCTHDINEDHVWNAFWWDGDWRPYQCDLGFGPTHINNPRIAYDRDHGGGKDCSAIWNWRMDGYQWSDVERYSKSCSLSVIVQDKNGEPVDAALVKLFSEMWPNSESALWPCFNGATNQYGVFTTTLGDHQNYYVSIESPLGYTSPEKIIDSTEAVPGEHIYWIRNLEGEVPHTQAHPDTLPGNPEQNYLVELNYSVVNEIVYGIDCYNDHFNNQWAYQLYPGKIDFFMVDEANFDQFSNDLDFDSYVIHRRLNNAVTWLTLPTNEDYFCIFSNSEEIGLAQSVYVNVYLYRNSDIGVAEREVKSRTGAARISVWPNPFNKASTISISGHEFGVKKSPIRIFDAAGRLVRKLALGDMRSSELRATVRWDGKDDAGRPLPDGVYFCNFSSGKRNLSAKVVKIE